One genomic segment of Corynebacterium durum includes these proteins:
- a CDS encoding TIGR03089 family protein, producing MNLLSHLLEADAAKPRLTVYDEATDSRLDFSAVTLDNWAAKVGNMLIEEFDLDEDSRIAIDLPVSWQAVTIALGALAAHVDFTFGTTDDADVLFCSPDRVDASFTGDIALVTTDPFGRGVVETGGSVPDGVVDFGPTVRFYGDQFFGDTPALPALFDAAVIEPLAASRVLSAGWRDRASFDTNILAPLAAGGSVVVVSGLIDSARVEQIAKSERVTVTLLPI from the coding sequence ATGAATTTGCTGAGTCACCTGCTTGAGGCCGATGCCGCGAAGCCCCGCTTGACCGTGTACGACGAGGCCACGGATTCCCGATTGGATTTTTCCGCAGTGACGTTGGATAACTGGGCGGCCAAAGTGGGCAACATGCTCATTGAGGAGTTCGATCTTGATGAGGATTCCCGCATCGCCATTGACCTGCCGGTGAGCTGGCAGGCCGTCACCATCGCGTTGGGGGCGCTTGCTGCACACGTCGATTTCACGTTCGGCACCACTGACGATGCTGACGTGTTGTTTTGCTCCCCAGATCGTGTGGATGCAAGCTTTACCGGCGATATTGCATTGGTGACTACGGATCCTTTTGGTCGCGGGGTCGTCGAGACGGGTGGGTCTGTGCCAGATGGTGTGGTGGATTTCGGTCCCACGGTCCGGTTCTACGGCGACCAATTTTTCGGTGATACTCCAGCATTACCTGCGCTTTTCGACGCCGCGGTGATCGAACCGTTGGCAGCTTCCCGGGTGCTCAGTGCCGGGTGGCGGGATCGCGCGAGCTTTGACACGAACATTCTCGCCCCACTTGCTGCGGGAGGATCGGTGGTTGTGGTGTCAGGGCTGATTGATAGCGCCCGCGTCGAGCAGATTGCTAAATCAGAACGGGTTACTGTGACTTTGCTTCCAATTTAG
- a CDS encoding WhiB family transcriptional regulator produces MENIAGDAMPRGNAKSDDGEQNSGLQSSQQGHRVEFSFDALFSAVEQEWQEQALCAQTDPEAFFPEKGGSTREAKRICQACSVRDECLEYALEHDERFGIWGGLSERERRRLKKQIS; encoded by the coding sequence GTGGAAAACATTGCAGGCGACGCAATGCCTCGCGGAAACGCAAAGTCCGATGATGGGGAGCAAAACTCCGGTTTGCAATCTTCGCAGCAAGGCCATCGAGTCGAATTCTCTTTCGATGCATTGTTTAGCGCTGTAGAGCAGGAATGGCAGGAACAGGCTCTGTGTGCTCAAACGGATCCTGAGGCATTCTTCCCTGAAAAGGGTGGTTCTACGCGTGAGGCTAAGCGCATTTGTCAGGCGTGTAGTGTTCGCGATGAATGTCTGGAATACGCACTGGAGCACGACGAGCGTTTTGGTATTTGGGGCGGACTTTCAGAGCGTGAACGCCGCCGCCTTAAGAAACAAATCAGCTAA
- a CDS encoding sugar phosphate nucleotidyltransferase encodes MPEIHPLAHDTDAVILVGGKGTRLRPLTVSTPKPMLPTAGAPFLKHLLARIKSAGMRHVVLGTSFQAEVFEEYFGDGSEMGLEIEYVFEEKALGTGGAIRNVMNKLRHNNAMVFNGDVLGGTDLNAILQTHEQKQADVTMHLVRVADPRAFGCVPTDEDGRVVAFLEKTMDPPTDQINAGCYVFRKEIINTIPAGRVVSVERETFPRLLEEGLRVYGHVDHAYWRDMGTPKDFVHGSSDLVRGIAPSPLLAGQVGESWTDPTAGVKGGVILLGGTAVGRGTEIGAGCRLDRTVVFEGVTIEPGAIIEDSIIASGAHIGANARIKDCVIGEGAQIGARCELKGGLRVWPGVVLPDGGIRFSTDA; translated from the coding sequence ATGCCTGAAATTCACCCACTTGCCCACGACACTGATGCCGTTATTCTTGTCGGCGGAAAAGGCACTCGCCTCCGCCCATTAACGGTGTCTACTCCGAAGCCGATGTTGCCTACTGCGGGTGCGCCGTTTTTGAAGCACCTGCTAGCGCGCATCAAAAGTGCTGGAATGCGGCATGTGGTGTTGGGAACCTCGTTCCAAGCCGAGGTATTTGAAGAATACTTCGGCGATGGCTCAGAGATGGGTCTAGAGATCGAGTATGTTTTTGAAGAAAAAGCCCTGGGTACGGGCGGTGCGATCCGTAATGTGATGAATAAGCTGCGCCACAATAACGCCATGGTTTTCAATGGTGACGTATTGGGCGGTACGGATCTCAACGCTATTTTGCAGACCCATGAACAAAAGCAAGCGGACGTGACCATGCACCTTGTGCGGGTTGCGGATCCGCGTGCCTTTGGCTGTGTTCCCACTGATGAGGATGGCCGTGTGGTGGCATTCCTGGAAAAAACCATGGATCCGCCCACTGACCAGATCAACGCGGGGTGTTATGTATTCCGCAAGGAGATCATTAACACCATCCCAGCTGGTCGCGTAGTGAGCGTGGAGCGGGAGACCTTCCCGCGCCTGCTGGAGGAAGGACTGCGCGTCTACGGCCACGTTGATCATGCTTATTGGCGGGATATGGGCACGCCAAAGGATTTCGTCCACGGCTCTTCTGACCTGGTTCGCGGCATCGCGCCATCGCCGTTGCTGGCGGGCCAGGTGGGGGAGTCGTGGACTGACCCTACTGCGGGTGTGAAAGGGGGCGTGATTTTGCTGGGTGGCACGGCGGTGGGCCGTGGCACGGAGATCGGTGCTGGTTGCCGTTTGGACCGCACGGTGGTGTTTGAAGGGGTGACCATCGAGCCGGGTGCGATTATCGAGGATTCGATTATCGCCTCGGGCGCGCACATCGGCGCTAATGCCAGGATCAAGGATTGTGTCATCGGTGAAGGTGCGCAGATTGGTGCCCGTTGCGAGCTGAAGGGCGGTCTGCGGGTTTGGCCGGGCGTCGTGCTGCCTGATGGTGGTATCCGGTTCTCCACTGACGCATAG
- a CDS encoding metallopeptidase family protein gives MHIRSFRDRRGRGMRGTVYPRTVRRYRNRSQLFDAALIEAYSPIQAAFPDELASIDIAVDTVPRMRLNPDVSHYSDEIAADGPVPLGRLIPAGIDQRGRPTRPRIVLFRMPIEQRCDDMKEKVELLHTVLTSLVAAYLNIEPTTINPNHPW, from the coding sequence ATGCACATAAGATCTTTTCGAGATCGTCGCGGCCGGGGGATGCGTGGCACTGTTTACCCCCGCACGGTGCGTCGTTATCGCAACCGCAGTCAACTTTTCGACGCCGCCCTGATTGAGGCTTACTCCCCCATTCAGGCCGCCTTTCCCGACGAGCTTGCCAGCATCGACATCGCCGTAGACACTGTTCCACGCATGCGACTCAACCCAGATGTATCTCACTACAGCGACGAAATAGCCGCAGATGGCCCCGTCCCCTTAGGGCGGCTCATCCCCGCCGGAATTGATCAGCGCGGCAGGCCAACGCGTCCGCGTATTGTGCTGTTTCGCATGCCCATTGAGCAACGCTGCGACGACATGAAGGAAAAAGTGGAATTACTCCACACAGTTCTTACGTCACTGGTTGCGGCTTATTTGAACATTGAGCCAACAACCATCAATCCGAATCATCCGTGGTGA
- a CDS encoding DUF3499 domain-containing protein, whose translation MSQFRRCSRPGCGKPAVATLTYAYADQTAVVGPLAVASEPHSWDLCEAHAAKITAPLGWELMRVHDIYPDADEDDDLTALAEAVREAGRHSSGLVVDDQPATPPQQRPVIQHRGDGAQGADGANHPVRRSKEIRAHRAQRRSHLFVVPDLNETNDDS comes from the coding sequence GTGAGTCAATTTCGTCGTTGTTCCCGCCCAGGATGTGGCAAGCCTGCAGTAGCCACATTGACCTATGCCTACGCTGATCAAACCGCTGTTGTTGGTCCGCTTGCTGTTGCGAGTGAGCCGCATAGCTGGGATTTGTGTGAGGCCCACGCTGCTAAAATCACAGCTCCTCTTGGCTGGGAGCTTATGCGCGTGCATGATATTTACCCAGACGCTGATGAGGATGATGACCTCACAGCTCTGGCGGAGGCGGTGCGTGAAGCGGGGCGACACTCTAGCGGGCTTGTTGTTGATGACCAGCCTGCTACACCGCCCCAACAACGACCAGTGATCCAGCACCGCGGTGACGGTGCCCAGGGTGCGGATGGCGCGAACCATCCGGTGCGTCGTTCTAAGGAAATTCGCGCGCATCGTGCGCAACGCCGCAGTCATCTTTTCGTTGTGCCGGATCTCAACGAAACAAATGATGATTCCTAA
- a CDS encoding glycosyltransferase family 2 protein yields the protein MSTPIAVITVTYSPGTYLESFLDSIPGATERAAYVVLADNGSTDGVPEQQADKRENVEFFATGGNLGYGTAINRAVQHLKERKERGDIDGDFFVVSNPDVVFDPGSIDAMLECAQRWPGAATIGPRIREADGAAYPSARTVPTIRNGVGHALFGTIWPSNPWTKAYRDDDDLTTEHPAGWLSGSCLLVRWDAFDAIGGFDERYFMYMEDVDLGDRFGRAGYSNVLCPSAEITHAKGHAAGENPAAMLPAHHDSAYRFIADRHAAWWQAPLRLVVRIGLKMRACIAVYSARRGQAS from the coding sequence GTGAGCACTCCTATAGCCGTCATCACAGTGACGTACAGCCCAGGCACTTACCTGGAGTCCTTCTTGGATTCTATACCCGGTGCCACGGAAAGGGCTGCGTACGTCGTGTTGGCCGATAACGGTTCCACTGACGGTGTTCCCGAACAGCAAGCTGATAAGCGTGAGAATGTCGAGTTTTTTGCCACCGGCGGAAACCTAGGGTACGGCACGGCCATCAATAGGGCTGTGCAACACCTTAAGGAGCGCAAAGAGCGCGGGGATATAGACGGCGACTTCTTTGTTGTCTCCAACCCTGACGTCGTCTTTGATCCCGGTTCTATTGACGCCATGCTTGAGTGTGCGCAGCGCTGGCCAGGTGCTGCCACCATTGGCCCGCGCATTAGGGAAGCTGACGGGGCCGCTTATCCTTCAGCACGTACCGTGCCCACCATACGCAACGGTGTTGGGCATGCCTTGTTCGGGACCATCTGGCCCTCAAACCCCTGGACCAAGGCATATCGTGATGATGACGATCTCACCACGGAACACCCAGCTGGTTGGCTTTCCGGCTCCTGCTTGCTGGTGCGGTGGGATGCCTTCGATGCCATCGGAGGCTTTGACGAGCGCTACTTCATGTACATGGAGGATGTTGATTTAGGTGACCGTTTCGGTCGCGCCGGTTACTCCAACGTGCTGTGCCCTTCGGCGGAAATTACCCACGCCAAGGGGCATGCTGCGGGGGAGAATCCAGCCGCGATGCTGCCTGCACATCACGACAGTGCCTATCGTTTTATTGCGGATAGGCATGCTGCGTGGTGGCAGGCACCACTGCGACTGGTGGTACGTATTGGACTCAAAATGCGGGCATGTATCGCTGTGTATTCTGCACGTCGCGGACAAGCTAGCTAA
- a CDS encoding ABC transporter substrate-binding protein, translating to MKLYYTRKAATALAASALIAGIALAGCSSGGSSSNGGDNNTDHGPITFAMGKNDTDKIKPVIEKWNQEHPDEKVTLKELAGEADAQRETLVQALQAKNSDYDVMALDVIWTADFAANQWLTPLTGDLKVDTDKLLPATVKSATYKDTLYAVPQNTNGQLLFRNTELAPNAPKNWGELTESCHQVQGKDCLTLQLKQYEGLTVNTAGFMSGWGGGVLESDGTTPAVDSAASKEGLQELVKGYKDGVIAKSSTSATEEETNLAFVEGKTAYAVNWPYMYANATKEGSAVAGKVEVQPLVGKDGVGVSTLGGYNNGISAFSKHKGTAHDFVEFVINEENQTSFADNSFPPVLASIYDNPELVAKYPYLPALKESLENASPRPVSPFYPAISKAIQDNAYAALTTDKSVDAATADMKAAIENASK from the coding sequence ATGAAGTTGTACTACACCCGCAAAGCGGCTACAGCTCTTGCAGCATCGGCACTGATTGCTGGAATCGCCCTAGCCGGTTGTTCCTCTGGTGGCTCCTCATCGAACGGAGGAGACAACAACACGGACCACGGCCCCATCACGTTTGCGATGGGCAAAAACGACACCGACAAGATCAAACCGGTGATCGAAAAGTGGAACCAGGAACACCCCGATGAGAAGGTGACTCTGAAGGAACTGGCCGGTGAAGCCGACGCACAGCGCGAGACCCTGGTGCAGGCGCTGCAGGCGAAAAACAGTGACTACGACGTGATGGCACTGGACGTCATTTGGACCGCAGACTTCGCCGCCAATCAGTGGCTCACCCCGCTGACTGGTGACCTGAAGGTGGACACTGACAAACTGCTGCCCGCAACAGTCAAGTCCGCCACCTACAAAGACACCCTCTACGCAGTTCCCCAGAACACCAATGGCCAGCTGCTGTTCCGCAACACGGAACTTGCTCCCAATGCTCCGAAAAACTGGGGTGAACTGACTGAAAGCTGCCACCAGGTCCAGGGCAAAGACTGCCTCACCCTGCAGCTGAAGCAGTACGAGGGTCTGACGGTGAACACCGCTGGCTTCATGTCAGGCTGGGGCGGCGGCGTCCTCGAATCCGACGGCACCACTCCCGCAGTGGACTCCGCTGCATCAAAGGAAGGTTTGCAGGAACTGGTCAAAGGTTACAAGGACGGTGTGATTGCTAAGAGCTCCACCTCCGCCACCGAAGAGGAAACCAACCTCGCTTTCGTTGAAGGCAAGACCGCCTACGCCGTGAACTGGCCGTACATGTATGCCAACGCCACTAAAGAAGGATCCGCCGTGGCCGGCAAGGTTGAGGTGCAGCCACTGGTGGGCAAGGACGGCGTGGGCGTATCCACTCTTGGTGGGTACAACAACGGCATCAGCGCATTCTCCAAGCACAAGGGCACCGCTCACGACTTCGTGGAGTTCGTGATCAACGAGGAAAACCAGACGTCCTTCGCTGATAACTCCTTCCCGCCCGTGCTGGCATCCATCTACGATAACCCAGAGTTGGTGGCAAAGTACCCGTACCTGCCCGCTCTGAAGGAATCCCTGGAAAACGCCTCGCCGCGCCCGGTCAGCCCGTTCTACCCGGCCATTTCCAAGGCCATCCAGGACAACGCCTACGCAGCGCTCACCACGGACAAGAGCGTTGACGCTGCCACAGCCGACATGAAGGCCGCCATCGAAAACGCATCGAAGTAG
- a CDS encoding LCP family protein, with amino-acid sequence MADKYRRGRDIKAAPTQTVNLRQKGPAPVRGLLIFLSVLVLGLSGAGYYVAGNTFSKGPTIGGDKSTFGQAADGATDILLVGSDSRSDAEGNALTPDEINMLRAGDEENDNTDTIMVIRIPNDGSSATAVSIPRDTYIHDAKNGNMKINGVYGTYKNERKAELSQKGGIEGAKLEEESKNAGRKALMDTVSNLSGIKIEHYAEVGLLGFVLLTDAVGGVDVCLNEAVDDEFSGAKFKAGRQTLNGPDALSFVRQRHGLPRGDLDRVVRQQVFMASIVNKVLSSGTLSSPSKFADLSEAVRRSVKLDANLDPAQFAMQMQNLAGGNVQFSTIPVTSIDGVGDYGESVVTINTKDVNKFFQTLLGEKSEPSSSAPPSDNPKQALLDATRNTSINVLNATQTSGLAAAVAGALGDMGLKIDQVTNAEPGLYNQTTIVASRADDPAAIALAGELGGLPIQASNSLNANEVAVVVGSDYDGPKSNSPITESPEEVGQAGSDKSSDAAKSPNIDAGGDGPRCVN; translated from the coding sequence GTGGCCGACAAGTATCGCCGAGGGCGCGACATCAAAGCAGCACCCACGCAGACCGTAAACCTGCGACAAAAAGGACCAGCACCGGTCCGTGGGTTGCTGATATTCCTGTCGGTTCTGGTACTGGGGCTCTCCGGAGCCGGATACTATGTTGCCGGAAATACTTTCAGCAAGGGTCCCACAATCGGTGGCGATAAAAGTACATTCGGCCAAGCCGCCGACGGTGCCACCGACATTCTGCTCGTCGGTTCCGATTCACGCTCTGACGCCGAGGGCAACGCCCTCACCCCCGACGAGATCAATATGCTTCGCGCTGGCGATGAGGAAAACGACAATACCGACACCATCATGGTGATCCGTATCCCCAACGATGGTTCCTCCGCAACCGCCGTATCCATTCCGCGCGATACGTATATTCACGACGCCAAAAACGGCAACATGAAAATCAACGGCGTCTACGGCACCTACAAGAACGAAAGGAAAGCAGAGCTCTCTCAAAAAGGCGGCATAGAAGGCGCGAAACTGGAAGAGGAATCCAAAAACGCAGGCCGAAAAGCCCTTATGGATACGGTCAGCAACTTGTCCGGCATCAAAATCGAGCACTATGCCGAGGTGGGTCTCCTGGGATTCGTTCTGCTCACTGACGCCGTGGGTGGCGTTGACGTCTGCCTCAACGAAGCCGTGGATGACGAGTTCTCCGGTGCTAAATTCAAGGCCGGTCGGCAAACGTTGAACGGCCCAGATGCCCTCTCCTTCGTCCGCCAACGCCACGGCCTCCCCCGCGGCGACCTCGACCGTGTTGTGCGCCAGCAGGTGTTCATGGCGTCAATTGTGAACAAGGTGCTCTCGTCCGGCACGCTATCCAGCCCCTCAAAGTTCGCTGACCTCAGCGAGGCCGTGCGGCGTTCGGTGAAACTGGATGCCAACCTAGACCCAGCGCAGTTCGCCATGCAGATGCAGAACCTGGCGGGCGGCAATGTGCAATTCAGCACCATCCCTGTCACCTCCATTGACGGCGTGGGCGACTACGGTGAGTCGGTGGTGACCATCAACACCAAAGATGTGAACAAGTTCTTCCAAACCCTCCTAGGAGAAAAATCTGAACCCTCCAGCAGCGCCCCACCCAGCGACAACCCGAAGCAGGCGCTTCTCGACGCCACACGCAACACGTCCATCAACGTACTCAACGCCACTCAAACCTCCGGTCTCGCCGCCGCTGTGGCAGGTGCGCTCGGTGATATGGGCCTGAAGATCGATCAGGTGACCAACGCCGAACCGGGCTTGTACAACCAAACCACCATCGTCGCCTCGCGTGCCGACGACCCCGCCGCCATCGCGCTCGCAGGCGAGCTCGGCGGACTGCCGATCCAAGCCTCCAATAGCCTCAACGCCAATGAGGTCGCCGTGGTGGTGGGATCCGACTACGACGGCCCGAAGTCCAACAGCCCCATCACCGAATCCCCCGAAGAAGTGGGCCAAGCAGGCAGCGACAAATCCTCTGACGCAGCAAAATCTCCCAATATCGATGCGGGTGGCGACGGTCCTCGCTGTGTGAACTAA
- a CDS encoding phosphomannomutase/phosphoglucomutase encodes MRTRESVEAVIKAYDVRGIVGEGFDAEFMQETGAAFGRLMRGEDANVVVIGHDMRDSSPGLSRAFANGVADQGLNVLYLGLTSTDELYYASGVLDCPGAMFTASHNPAEYNGIKMCRSGARPVGQESGLRTIIDDLVAGVPTYDGARGTISDRDVLDGYGEFLRDLVDLRGIRPLKVAVDAGNGMGGLTVPAVLGAAGLPLDIEPLYFELDGSFPNHEANPLEPKNLVDLQKFVVETGSDIGLAFDGDADRCFVVDDKGQPVSPSAICGIVAERYLAQKPGGTIIHNLITSKAVPEIIEENGGNPVRTRVGHSFIKAKMAETGAIFGGEHSAHYYFTEFFNADSGMLAAMHVLAALGHQDKPLSEMMAAYNRYEASGEINSRVADQEESTQQVLDAFADRIDSIDTLDGVTVQLKGTPAWFNVRGSNTEPLLRLNVEAPTRAEVDALVDEILGIIRR; translated from the coding sequence ATGCGCACTCGTGAATCTGTTGAAGCTGTCATTAAGGCATATGATGTTCGGGGGATAGTTGGAGAAGGATTTGACGCCGAGTTTATGCAGGAAACCGGCGCTGCCTTTGGGCGACTCATGCGGGGCGAGGATGCCAACGTTGTGGTGATTGGCCATGACATGCGCGATTCCTCGCCGGGGTTGTCGCGCGCGTTTGCGAATGGCGTCGCGGATCAGGGTTTGAATGTCCTCTATCTGGGGCTGACTTCGACGGATGAACTGTACTACGCCTCGGGCGTTCTGGACTGCCCAGGTGCCATGTTCACAGCAAGCCACAACCCGGCGGAATACAACGGCATTAAAATGTGCCGCTCGGGTGCCCGCCCTGTGGGGCAGGAATCGGGACTTCGTACAATTATCGACGACCTGGTGGCCGGGGTTCCCACGTATGACGGCGCGCGCGGCACGATCAGCGACCGTGATGTACTCGACGGCTACGGCGAGTTTCTACGCGACCTGGTGGACCTGCGGGGCATCCGCCCCCTGAAAGTTGCCGTGGACGCAGGCAACGGCATGGGTGGGTTGACGGTGCCGGCGGTTCTGGGCGCGGCCGGACTTCCCCTGGATATTGAGCCGTTGTATTTCGAGCTGGACGGTAGTTTCCCCAATCATGAGGCGAATCCGCTGGAGCCGAAGAACCTGGTGGATCTGCAGAAGTTCGTGGTGGAGACCGGCTCGGATATCGGTCTGGCGTTTGATGGCGATGCTGACCGCTGCTTCGTGGTGGATGACAAAGGCCAGCCGGTCAGCCCCTCAGCAATCTGCGGGATTGTGGCGGAGCGTTACCTGGCACAGAAGCCGGGTGGGACAATCATTCACAATTTGATCACGTCGAAGGCTGTCCCGGAGATCATTGAGGAAAACGGCGGCAATCCGGTACGCACGCGAGTGGGGCACTCGTTTATCAAGGCGAAAATGGCCGAGACCGGCGCTATCTTTGGTGGTGAGCATTCTGCACACTACTATTTCACCGAGTTTTTCAACGCGGATTCCGGGATGCTGGCCGCCATGCATGTGCTGGCTGCTCTGGGGCATCAGGATAAGCCGTTGAGCGAGATGATGGCGGCCTACAACCGCTACGAGGCATCAGGAGAAATCAATTCCCGCGTTGCTGATCAGGAGGAAAGCACCCAGCAGGTGCTCGATGCCTTTGCCGACCGCATCGACTCCATCGACACCTTAGATGGCGTGACCGTGCAGCTGAAGGGCACTCCAGCATGGTTTAACGTACGGGGTTCGAATACTGAGCCGCTGTTGCGCCTGAATGTTGAAGCTCCGACGCGCGCGGAGGTGGACGCCTTAGTGGACGAAATCCTGGGTATCATTCGTCGCTAG
- the rfbD gene encoding dTDP-4-dehydrorhamnose reductase gives MRVVVTGSEGQLGSALKLTCPADIEPVWLGHKDLDITDEAAVARHPAFEGADAIINTAGYTNVDAAETDRDAAWVLNASAPGFLARRAAEVGAHLVHLSTDYVFGTVAYRRPLVPDTLTHPTSVYGESKRAGECVVLDSGANSVIVRTAWVFSGAVLPTHRDFVSTMMALEKQHDTISVVDDQHGNPTFAPDLALGLWEVCHVQPTGVLHGVSFGETTWYGVAREVFKNISADPDRVRPCATADFPRPAARPEWSVLDTSSWTEAGLRALPEWRSGVARATQGTLRQL, from the coding sequence ATGCGCGTGGTGGTGACGGGAAGCGAAGGGCAGCTAGGTTCGGCTCTGAAACTCACCTGCCCGGCGGATATCGAGCCGGTCTGGCTTGGCCACAAGGACCTGGATATTACTGACGAGGCAGCCGTGGCCCGGCACCCCGCGTTTGAGGGGGCGGACGCCATCATCAACACAGCCGGGTACACCAATGTCGATGCCGCCGAGACCGACCGCGATGCCGCATGGGTGCTCAACGCCAGCGCACCGGGGTTTTTGGCTCGCCGCGCCGCCGAGGTTGGGGCACACCTAGTGCACCTAAGCACAGATTATGTCTTTGGCACTGTTGCGTATCGACGCCCCCTCGTCCCCGACACTCTTACGCACCCCACCTCGGTGTACGGGGAGAGCAAACGTGCCGGTGAATGTGTGGTGCTCGACTCGGGGGCGAACAGTGTGATTGTGCGCACGGCATGGGTTTTTTCTGGTGCAGTCTTGCCCACGCATCGCGATTTTGTGTCGACGATGATGGCTTTGGAGAAGCAGCACGACACCATTTCCGTGGTGGATGACCAACACGGTAACCCCACTTTTGCCCCTGATCTGGCACTCGGACTGTGGGAAGTATGTCATGTGCAGCCGACGGGGGTTCTTCACGGGGTTAGTTTTGGGGAGACAACATGGTATGGCGTGGCGCGTGAAGTCTTTAAAAATATAAGCGCGGATCCTGACAGGGTTCGCCCCTGCGCAACGGCCGATTTTCCCCGGCCAGCGGCACGCCCTGAATGGTCCGTCTTAGATACCTCCAGCTGGACTGAGGCTGGGCTGAGAGCGCTGCCGGAGTGGCGCAGCGGTGTTGCGAGGGCTACCCAAGGTACACTCAGACAATTGTGA